The Burkholderia ambifaria AMMD genome includes a region encoding these proteins:
- a CDS encoding chlorinating enzyme has product MQNFRLTPEEIATFRAQGYIGPFTLYSPEEARERYRTIRAQLFDREYAVYDLPPTSPIANYDRHLDVNLLSEHIGRQEIVQRLNSILGPDVICWRSEMFPKYPGDEGTDWHQADTFAHASGQPQIVWPGDQRFGGAITVWTALTDATEQNGCLRFVPGTHEEMFYDESRKMQFDPSNINALEKDGIKRGFFGYDYRSLQKDPDWKPDESKAVSIVMKPGQFVIFWSTLMHSSFPNSTVDQTRLGYASRYVPAAVKVYPDTDTVDEYGSKISLDKFGVVLVSGEDRFGHNRRVERNARGVSFAQQPSYA; this is encoded by the coding sequence ATGCAGAACTTTCGACTGACGCCCGAGGAAATCGCCACTTTTCGCGCGCAAGGCTACATCGGCCCGTTCACGCTGTATTCGCCCGAGGAAGCGCGCGAGCGCTACAGGACGATCCGCGCGCAGCTGTTCGATCGTGAATACGCGGTGTACGACCTGCCGCCGACGAGCCCGATCGCCAATTACGATCGCCACCTCGACGTCAATCTGCTGAGCGAGCATATCGGCCGGCAGGAAATCGTCCAGCGGCTGAACTCGATTCTCGGGCCCGACGTCATCTGCTGGCGTTCGGAGATGTTCCCGAAGTATCCGGGTGACGAAGGGACCGACTGGCACCAGGCCGATACGTTCGCGCATGCGTCGGGCCAGCCGCAGATCGTGTGGCCGGGCGATCAGCGTTTCGGCGGCGCGATCACGGTATGGACGGCGCTGACCGACGCGACCGAGCAAAACGGCTGTCTGCGCTTCGTGCCGGGCACGCATGAAGAGATGTTCTACGACGAGTCGCGGAAGATGCAGTTCGATCCGTCCAACATCAATGCCCTCGAGAAGGACGGCATCAAGCGCGGCTTCTTCGGCTACGACTATCGCAGCCTGCAGAAGGATCCGGACTGGAAGCCGGACGAGAGCAAGGCCGTGTCGATCGTGATGAAGCCCGGCCAGTTCGTGATCTTCTGGTCGACGCTGATGCACTCGTCGTTTCCGAACTCGACGGTCGACCAGACCCGGCTCGGCTACGCGAGCCGCTACGTGCCGGCCGCGGTCAAGGTCTATCCGGACACCGACACCGTCGACGAATACGGCAGCAAGATCTCGCTCGACAAGTTCGGCGTCGTGCTCGTCTC
- a CDS encoding acyl carrier protein, with amino-acid sequence MTEKTVAIPDMIASTCRDTLGFADLRGDEDFFDRGASSLTIVELQIQIENRLQVRVPTSKLMAAPTIDGWAGIYEAAAAELA; translated from the coding sequence ATGACTGAAAAAACTGTTGCCATCCCCGACATGATCGCCTCGACCTGCCGGGACACGCTCGGCTTCGCCGACCTGCGCGGCGACGAGGATTTCTTCGACCGGGGCGCCAGCTCGCTGACGATCGTCGAACTGCAGATTCAGATCGAAAACCGGCTGCAGGTGCGGGTGCCGACCAGCAAGCTGATGGCTGCGCCCACGATCGACGGCTGGGCCGGCATCTACGAAGCAGCGGCCGCCGAACTCGCGTAA